One Xiphophorus hellerii strain 12219 chromosome 24, Xiphophorus_hellerii-4.1, whole genome shotgun sequence DNA window includes the following coding sequences:
- the txndc16 gene encoding thioredoxin domain-containing protein 16 isoform X2, with translation MEFIWDFCAFSSKKSKMASSDLPPNDPRPPRTRTSQRGQCSLVRIWVCVAAVLLWISSAGCHEKANMSNHIEITAADFHERLLSGKMMFLYFQQQVSPTISLFLMELEKSAEALQDYGVLVGKVTCKKEPVQAYCTDAKQQHKAFLFRGGKEFLSFSLDTVFDVNSIVAEVLFAILRDEVKYVHTDADLLTLEKAAKGKKDIVLGHVRSLGTQEHRSLMETAYVYGSKYQFILITGGPVLKQLGVNESSQLSRVWFVHCRVHGTVTTPVTSERCPLTRMRTALSTLSLHTFLQLMEAPLVSEVFIDPSAVPLPQFPYQLTPQVFLFSHPATEHLDLDTASALAWRLRGLALLLLVHRQSPAVKTPDKYNAAYRQPEKSSEVKYLTLHSLDDVLELFMKQQEEEEEEEEEEEEDSHSELDDEVAAEVYRNRGHFLDLDSVTQLTSDNFHSEVAQSSLTVVLFYLKWDAVSMAFLGSFIEVAEKLEDSRVDDIQMCVVDCGEWTDLCAAQPGTAVPFQPITEFPSVLLIQPQQAAQRYTGTLTGEALHRFIVMSRMASPLLLSTNEEVTSFLQEVPHPDLAGYRPHKVLGLFRTESQTDLSMFTEAAKLLTGEVLTGLLRDGLVEKWAVDHDVEPPAVLLFPSWGKLSHPSALPVTSSSKDLLTQIHTTLLQSVPELTVENLPSFLSLGKALLLLFVGEEEDEIGQRQNQALVDQMRGVRTERYLPCWIHLGRTPAGLSVLGSYLGSLPPLPALVLTHLPSGDEVYQYPPNTPILAGSVLQWLQSVEDGTESPAGMLGGDSWPPAFEFYDFLKVMDMQEGDHRPPEEEEVKTEEVNVEEHLVTKTMPYDRLDMNSKFHSEL, from the exons ATGGAAtttatttgggatttttgtgctttttcttctaAGAAAAGTAAAATGGCCTCTTCAGACTTGCCACCAAATGACCCCCGACCTCCCCGAACTCGTACTTCTCAG AGAGGACAGTGCAGTCTTGTAAGGATCTGGGTTTGTGTTGCTGCCGTCCTGCTGTGGATCAGCTCAGCTGGATGCCATGAAAAGGCCAATATGTCGAACCATATTGAAATCACAGCTGCAGACTTCCACGAAAGGCTGCTGTCTGGGAAGATGATGTTCCtctattttcagcaacaag TTTCTCCCACCATCTCTCTCTTCCTGATGGAGTTGGAGAAATCAGCCGAAGCTCTGCAGGATTACGGAGTGCTAGTCGGCAAG GTCACATGTAAAAAAGAGCCGGTACAAGCATACTGTACAGACGCAAAGCAACAACACAAAGCTTTTCTGTTCAG agGCGGCAAAGAGTTCTTGAGTTTCAGCTTGGACACCGTCTTCGATGTCAACTCCATAGTGGCTGAAGTCCTGTT CGCCATTCTACGTGACGAGGTGAAGTACGTCCACACGGACGCCGACCTCTTGACCTTGGAGAAGGCAGCCAAAGGGAAAAAGGACATTGTTCTCGGTCACGTTCGCAGTCTTGGAACTCAAG AACACAGATCGCTGATGGAGACGGCGTACGTTTACGGATCCAAATATCAGTTCATCCTCATAACCGGAGGTCCGGTACTAAAGCAGTTGgg AGTTAACGAATCGTCCCAGCTCTCCAGGGTGTGGTTTGTCCACTGTAGAGTTCATGGTACTGTCACGACCCCTGTGACCTCTGAGCGCTGCCCATTGACACGCATGAGGACGGCCCTGTCCACCCTGAGCTTGCACACGTTCCTGCAGCTTATGGAGGCCCCACTTGTG TCTGAAGTGTTCATCGATCCCTCGGCAGTCCCACTTCCGCAGTTCCCCTACCAGCTGACGCCTCAGGTCTTCCTGTTTTCTCACCCTGCGACCGAACACCTGGACCTGGACACGGCCAGCGCTCTGGCCTGGAGGCTGCGAGGCCtcgccctgctgctgctggtgcacAG GCAGAGCCCAGCAGTTAAAACCCCTGATAAGTACAACGCTGCCTACCGACAGCCTGAGAag AGTTCTGAGGTGAAATATTTGACCTTACACAGCTTGGATGACGTGTTGGAGCTCTTCAtgaagcagcaggaggaagaggaagaagaagaagaagaagaagaggaagactCACATTCAG AGCTGGACGATGAAGTCGCAGCAGAAGTGTACAGAAACCGAGGTCACTTCCTGGACCTGGACTCGGTCACACAACTAACTTCTGACAACTTCCACTCTGAAGTTGCACAAAGCAGCCTCACGGTGGTGCTGTTCTACCTCAAAT GGGACGCTGTTTCAATGGCTTTTCTCGGATCTTTCATTGAAGTTGCAGAGAAACTTGAAG attccAGGGTCGACGACATCCAGATGTGTGTCGTCGACTGTGGAGAGTGGACCGACCTCTGCGCCGCTCAGCCTGGCACAGCCGTCCCGTTTCAGCCAATCACGGAGTTCCCCAGTGTTCTGCTGATCCAACCTCAGCAGGCGGCCCAGCGCTACACCGGAACGCTGACCGGGGAGGCGCTGCACCGCTTCATCGTGat GAGCCGCATGgcctctcctctgctgctgtccaCCAATGAGGAAGTGACATCTTTCCTTCAGGAAGTTCCTCACCCTGACCTGGCTGGTTACAGGCCTCATAAGGTCCTGGGTTTGTTTAGGACAGAGAGCCAGACAG ATTTGTCCATGTTCACTGAAGCAGCAAAGTTATTAACTGGAGAAGTTCTGACTGGGCTGCTGAGAGACGGTCTGGTGGAGAAATG GGCTGTGGATCACGATGTGGAGCCTCCTGCGGTGTTGTTGTTTCCTTCTTGGGGGAAACTCAGCCACCCTTCAGCGCTGcctgtgacatcatcatctaAAGATCTGCTCACCCAAATCCACACTACACTGCTCCAATCAGTG CCTGAGCTGACCGTGGAAAACTTGCCGTCATTTCTGTCGCTGGGTAAagcgctcctcctcctcttcgtgggagaggaagaggatgagatCGGGCAGAGGCAGAACCAGGCTCTGGTGGACCAGATGAGAGGCGTGAGGACGGAGCGATACCTGCCCTGCTGGATCCACCT CGGTCGCACTCCAGCTGGTCTGTCTGTTCTGGGTTCATACCTCGGTTCTCTGCCGCCGCTTCCTGCGTTGGTGCTCACGCATTTACCCAGTGGAGACGAAGTCTACCAGTATCCACCCAACACTCCCATACTGGCCGGCTCTGTGCTGCAGTGGCTGCAGAGCGTGGAGGACGGGACGGAGTCACCAGCAG GGATGCTGGGTGGGGACAGCTGGCCTCCTGCTTTTGAGTTCTACGACTTCCTGAAAGTCATGGACATGCAGGAAGGCGACCACCGTCCtccagaagaagaggaagtgaAGACAGAGGAAGTGAATGTCGAGGAACATTTGGTGACTAAAACGATGCCATACGACCGTCTTGATATGAATTCAAAATTTCACTCTGAACTCTAA
- the txndc16 gene encoding thioredoxin domain-containing protein 16 isoform X1 yields the protein MEFIWDFCAFSSKKSKMASSDLPPNDPRPPRTRTSQRGQCSLVRIWVCVAAVLLWISSAGCHEKANMSNHIEITAADFHERLLSGKMMFLYFQQQVSPTISLFLMELEKSAEALQDYGVLVGKVTCKKEPVQAYCTDAKQQHKAFLFRGGKEFLSFSLDTVFDVNSIVAEVLFAILRDEVKYVHTDADLLTLEKAAKGKKDIVLGHVRSLGTQEHRSLMETAYVYGSKYQFILITGGPVLKQLGVNESSQLSRVWFVHCRVHGTVTTPVTSERCPLTRMRTALSTLSLHTFLQLMEAPLVSEVFIDPSAVPLPQFPYQLTPQVFLFSHPATEHLDLDTASALAWRLRGLALLLLVHRQSPAVKTPDKYNAAYRQPEKSSEVKYLTLHSLDDVLELFMKQQEEEEEEEEEEEEDSHSGELDDEVAAEVYRNRGHFLDLDSVTQLTSDNFHSEVAQSSLTVVLFYLKWDAVSMAFLGSFIEVAEKLEDSRVDDIQMCVVDCGEWTDLCAAQPGTAVPFQPITEFPSVLLIQPQQAAQRYTGTLTGEALHRFIVMSRMASPLLLSTNEEVTSFLQEVPHPDLAGYRPHKVLGLFRTESQTDLSMFTEAAKLLTGEVLTGLLRDGLVEKWAVDHDVEPPAVLLFPSWGKLSHPSALPVTSSSKDLLTQIHTTLLQSVPELTVENLPSFLSLGKALLLLFVGEEEDEIGQRQNQALVDQMRGVRTERYLPCWIHLGRTPAGLSVLGSYLGSLPPLPALVLTHLPSGDEVYQYPPNTPILAGSVLQWLQSVEDGTESPAGMLGGDSWPPAFEFYDFLKVMDMQEGDHRPPEEEEVKTEEVNVEEHLVTKTMPYDRLDMNSKFHSEL from the exons ATGGAAtttatttgggatttttgtgctttttcttctaAGAAAAGTAAAATGGCCTCTTCAGACTTGCCACCAAATGACCCCCGACCTCCCCGAACTCGTACTTCTCAG AGAGGACAGTGCAGTCTTGTAAGGATCTGGGTTTGTGTTGCTGCCGTCCTGCTGTGGATCAGCTCAGCTGGATGCCATGAAAAGGCCAATATGTCGAACCATATTGAAATCACAGCTGCAGACTTCCACGAAAGGCTGCTGTCTGGGAAGATGATGTTCCtctattttcagcaacaag TTTCTCCCACCATCTCTCTCTTCCTGATGGAGTTGGAGAAATCAGCCGAAGCTCTGCAGGATTACGGAGTGCTAGTCGGCAAG GTCACATGTAAAAAAGAGCCGGTACAAGCATACTGTACAGACGCAAAGCAACAACACAAAGCTTTTCTGTTCAG agGCGGCAAAGAGTTCTTGAGTTTCAGCTTGGACACCGTCTTCGATGTCAACTCCATAGTGGCTGAAGTCCTGTT CGCCATTCTACGTGACGAGGTGAAGTACGTCCACACGGACGCCGACCTCTTGACCTTGGAGAAGGCAGCCAAAGGGAAAAAGGACATTGTTCTCGGTCACGTTCGCAGTCTTGGAACTCAAG AACACAGATCGCTGATGGAGACGGCGTACGTTTACGGATCCAAATATCAGTTCATCCTCATAACCGGAGGTCCGGTACTAAAGCAGTTGgg AGTTAACGAATCGTCCCAGCTCTCCAGGGTGTGGTTTGTCCACTGTAGAGTTCATGGTACTGTCACGACCCCTGTGACCTCTGAGCGCTGCCCATTGACACGCATGAGGACGGCCCTGTCCACCCTGAGCTTGCACACGTTCCTGCAGCTTATGGAGGCCCCACTTGTG TCTGAAGTGTTCATCGATCCCTCGGCAGTCCCACTTCCGCAGTTCCCCTACCAGCTGACGCCTCAGGTCTTCCTGTTTTCTCACCCTGCGACCGAACACCTGGACCTGGACACGGCCAGCGCTCTGGCCTGGAGGCTGCGAGGCCtcgccctgctgctgctggtgcacAG GCAGAGCCCAGCAGTTAAAACCCCTGATAAGTACAACGCTGCCTACCGACAGCCTGAGAag AGTTCTGAGGTGAAATATTTGACCTTACACAGCTTGGATGACGTGTTGGAGCTCTTCAtgaagcagcaggaggaagaggaagaagaagaagaagaagaagaggaagactCACATTCAG GAGAGCTGGACGATGAAGTCGCAGCAGAAGTGTACAGAAACCGAGGTCACTTCCTGGACCTGGACTCGGTCACACAACTAACTTCTGACAACTTCCACTCTGAAGTTGCACAAAGCAGCCTCACGGTGGTGCTGTTCTACCTCAAAT GGGACGCTGTTTCAATGGCTTTTCTCGGATCTTTCATTGAAGTTGCAGAGAAACTTGAAG attccAGGGTCGACGACATCCAGATGTGTGTCGTCGACTGTGGAGAGTGGACCGACCTCTGCGCCGCTCAGCCTGGCACAGCCGTCCCGTTTCAGCCAATCACGGAGTTCCCCAGTGTTCTGCTGATCCAACCTCAGCAGGCGGCCCAGCGCTACACCGGAACGCTGACCGGGGAGGCGCTGCACCGCTTCATCGTGat GAGCCGCATGgcctctcctctgctgctgtccaCCAATGAGGAAGTGACATCTTTCCTTCAGGAAGTTCCTCACCCTGACCTGGCTGGTTACAGGCCTCATAAGGTCCTGGGTTTGTTTAGGACAGAGAGCCAGACAG ATTTGTCCATGTTCACTGAAGCAGCAAAGTTATTAACTGGAGAAGTTCTGACTGGGCTGCTGAGAGACGGTCTGGTGGAGAAATG GGCTGTGGATCACGATGTGGAGCCTCCTGCGGTGTTGTTGTTTCCTTCTTGGGGGAAACTCAGCCACCCTTCAGCGCTGcctgtgacatcatcatctaAAGATCTGCTCACCCAAATCCACACTACACTGCTCCAATCAGTG CCTGAGCTGACCGTGGAAAACTTGCCGTCATTTCTGTCGCTGGGTAAagcgctcctcctcctcttcgtgggagaggaagaggatgagatCGGGCAGAGGCAGAACCAGGCTCTGGTGGACCAGATGAGAGGCGTGAGGACGGAGCGATACCTGCCCTGCTGGATCCACCT CGGTCGCACTCCAGCTGGTCTGTCTGTTCTGGGTTCATACCTCGGTTCTCTGCCGCCGCTTCCTGCGTTGGTGCTCACGCATTTACCCAGTGGAGACGAAGTCTACCAGTATCCACCCAACACTCCCATACTGGCCGGCTCTGTGCTGCAGTGGCTGCAGAGCGTGGAGGACGGGACGGAGTCACCAGCAG GGATGCTGGGTGGGGACAGCTGGCCTCCTGCTTTTGAGTTCTACGACTTCCTGAAAGTCATGGACATGCAGGAAGGCGACCACCGTCCtccagaagaagaggaagtgaAGACAGAGGAAGTGAATGTCGAGGAACATTTGGTGACTAAAACGATGCCATACGACCGTCTTGATATGAATTCAAAATTTCACTCTGAACTCTAA
- the txndc16 gene encoding thioredoxin domain-containing protein 16 isoform X3 — MASSDLPPNDPRPPRTRTSQRGQCSLVRIWVCVAAVLLWISSAGCHEKANMSNHIEITAADFHERLLSGKMMFLYFQQQVSPTISLFLMELEKSAEALQDYGVLVGKVTCKKEPVQAYCTDAKQQHKAFLFRGGKEFLSFSLDTVFDVNSIVAEVLFAILRDEVKYVHTDADLLTLEKAAKGKKDIVLGHVRSLGTQEHRSLMETAYVYGSKYQFILITGGPVLKQLGVNESSQLSRVWFVHCRVHGTVTTPVTSERCPLTRMRTALSTLSLHTFLQLMEAPLVSEVFIDPSAVPLPQFPYQLTPQVFLFSHPATEHLDLDTASALAWRLRGLALLLLVHRQSPAVKTPDKYNAAYRQPEKSSEVKYLTLHSLDDVLELFMKQQEEEEEEEEEEEEDSHSGELDDEVAAEVYRNRGHFLDLDSVTQLTSDNFHSEVAQSSLTVVLFYLKWDAVSMAFLGSFIEVAEKLEDSRVDDIQMCVVDCGEWTDLCAAQPGTAVPFQPITEFPSVLLIQPQQAAQRYTGTLTGEALHRFIVMSRMASPLLLSTNEEVTSFLQEVPHPDLAGYRPHKVLGLFRTESQTDLSMFTEAAKLLTGEVLTGLLRDGLVEKWAVDHDVEPPAVLLFPSWGKLSHPSALPVTSSSKDLLTQIHTTLLQSVPELTVENLPSFLSLGKALLLLFVGEEEDEIGQRQNQALVDQMRGVRTERYLPCWIHLGRTPAGLSVLGSYLGSLPPLPALVLTHLPSGDEVYQYPPNTPILAGSVLQWLQSVEDGTESPAGMLGGDSWPPAFEFYDFLKVMDMQEGDHRPPEEEEVKTEEVNVEEHLVTKTMPYDRLDMNSKFHSEL; from the exons ATGGCCTCTTCAGACTTGCCACCAAATGACCCCCGACCTCCCCGAACTCGTACTTCTCAG AGAGGACAGTGCAGTCTTGTAAGGATCTGGGTTTGTGTTGCTGCCGTCCTGCTGTGGATCAGCTCAGCTGGATGCCATGAAAAGGCCAATATGTCGAACCATATTGAAATCACAGCTGCAGACTTCCACGAAAGGCTGCTGTCTGGGAAGATGATGTTCCtctattttcagcaacaag TTTCTCCCACCATCTCTCTCTTCCTGATGGAGTTGGAGAAATCAGCCGAAGCTCTGCAGGATTACGGAGTGCTAGTCGGCAAG GTCACATGTAAAAAAGAGCCGGTACAAGCATACTGTACAGACGCAAAGCAACAACACAAAGCTTTTCTGTTCAG agGCGGCAAAGAGTTCTTGAGTTTCAGCTTGGACACCGTCTTCGATGTCAACTCCATAGTGGCTGAAGTCCTGTT CGCCATTCTACGTGACGAGGTGAAGTACGTCCACACGGACGCCGACCTCTTGACCTTGGAGAAGGCAGCCAAAGGGAAAAAGGACATTGTTCTCGGTCACGTTCGCAGTCTTGGAACTCAAG AACACAGATCGCTGATGGAGACGGCGTACGTTTACGGATCCAAATATCAGTTCATCCTCATAACCGGAGGTCCGGTACTAAAGCAGTTGgg AGTTAACGAATCGTCCCAGCTCTCCAGGGTGTGGTTTGTCCACTGTAGAGTTCATGGTACTGTCACGACCCCTGTGACCTCTGAGCGCTGCCCATTGACACGCATGAGGACGGCCCTGTCCACCCTGAGCTTGCACACGTTCCTGCAGCTTATGGAGGCCCCACTTGTG TCTGAAGTGTTCATCGATCCCTCGGCAGTCCCACTTCCGCAGTTCCCCTACCAGCTGACGCCTCAGGTCTTCCTGTTTTCTCACCCTGCGACCGAACACCTGGACCTGGACACGGCCAGCGCTCTGGCCTGGAGGCTGCGAGGCCtcgccctgctgctgctggtgcacAG GCAGAGCCCAGCAGTTAAAACCCCTGATAAGTACAACGCTGCCTACCGACAGCCTGAGAag AGTTCTGAGGTGAAATATTTGACCTTACACAGCTTGGATGACGTGTTGGAGCTCTTCAtgaagcagcaggaggaagaggaagaagaagaagaagaagaagaggaagactCACATTCAG GAGAGCTGGACGATGAAGTCGCAGCAGAAGTGTACAGAAACCGAGGTCACTTCCTGGACCTGGACTCGGTCACACAACTAACTTCTGACAACTTCCACTCTGAAGTTGCACAAAGCAGCCTCACGGTGGTGCTGTTCTACCTCAAAT GGGACGCTGTTTCAATGGCTTTTCTCGGATCTTTCATTGAAGTTGCAGAGAAACTTGAAG attccAGGGTCGACGACATCCAGATGTGTGTCGTCGACTGTGGAGAGTGGACCGACCTCTGCGCCGCTCAGCCTGGCACAGCCGTCCCGTTTCAGCCAATCACGGAGTTCCCCAGTGTTCTGCTGATCCAACCTCAGCAGGCGGCCCAGCGCTACACCGGAACGCTGACCGGGGAGGCGCTGCACCGCTTCATCGTGat GAGCCGCATGgcctctcctctgctgctgtccaCCAATGAGGAAGTGACATCTTTCCTTCAGGAAGTTCCTCACCCTGACCTGGCTGGTTACAGGCCTCATAAGGTCCTGGGTTTGTTTAGGACAGAGAGCCAGACAG ATTTGTCCATGTTCACTGAAGCAGCAAAGTTATTAACTGGAGAAGTTCTGACTGGGCTGCTGAGAGACGGTCTGGTGGAGAAATG GGCTGTGGATCACGATGTGGAGCCTCCTGCGGTGTTGTTGTTTCCTTCTTGGGGGAAACTCAGCCACCCTTCAGCGCTGcctgtgacatcatcatctaAAGATCTGCTCACCCAAATCCACACTACACTGCTCCAATCAGTG CCTGAGCTGACCGTGGAAAACTTGCCGTCATTTCTGTCGCTGGGTAAagcgctcctcctcctcttcgtgggagaggaagaggatgagatCGGGCAGAGGCAGAACCAGGCTCTGGTGGACCAGATGAGAGGCGTGAGGACGGAGCGATACCTGCCCTGCTGGATCCACCT CGGTCGCACTCCAGCTGGTCTGTCTGTTCTGGGTTCATACCTCGGTTCTCTGCCGCCGCTTCCTGCGTTGGTGCTCACGCATTTACCCAGTGGAGACGAAGTCTACCAGTATCCACCCAACACTCCCATACTGGCCGGCTCTGTGCTGCAGTGGCTGCAGAGCGTGGAGGACGGGACGGAGTCACCAGCAG GGATGCTGGGTGGGGACAGCTGGCCTCCTGCTTTTGAGTTCTACGACTTCCTGAAAGTCATGGACATGCAGGAAGGCGACCACCGTCCtccagaagaagaggaagtgaAGACAGAGGAAGTGAATGTCGAGGAACATTTGGTGACTAAAACGATGCCATACGACCGTCTTGATATGAATTCAAAATTTCACTCTGAACTCTAA